The sequence GGCGTTCGTCTGGTCTTCCCCGGCAGCCGTTCGCAGGAGCCGGCCAAGCGCCGACGCGCCGTCCACGAGCGGCGCGCCCTTCGGCACCGCTCCCGGCGCCGGCGCCACCTTGATCTGGCGGTAGCGGGACATGCCCGTGCCGGCCGGGATCAGCTTGCCGATGATGACGTTCTCCTTCAGCCCCAGCAGCGGGTCCGTCTTGCCCTTGATGGACGCGTCCGTCAGCACCCGGGTGGTCTCCTGGAACGAGGCCGCCGACAGGAAGCTCTCGGTCGCCAGCGACGCCTTGGTGATGCCCAGCAGAACAGGCTTCCAGGTTGCCGGCTGCCCGCCGGCCACCACGCGGGCGTTTTCCTCCTCGAGTTCGTGCTGCTCCACGATCCCGCCGGGAAGAAGGTCCGTGTCGCCCGGGTCCTCCACCCGCACCTTGCGCAGCATCTGTCGGACGATGATCTCGATGTGCTTGTCGTTGATGTCCACGCCCTGAGAGCGGTAGACGTTCTGGACCTCCTGCAGCAGGTACATCTGCACGCCCCGCAGGCCCTTCACGCGCAGGATGTCGTGCGGGTTGATGGGCCCTTCCGTCAGGCGGTCGCCCGCCTCGACCCGCTGCCCCTCCTGCACCACGAGGCGCGACCCGTACGGGATGACGTACTGGCGCTCCTCGCCGTCGTCGCCCCGCACCAACAGCCGCCGGGCCGTCTTCGACTCCTGCAGGTGAACGGTGCCGCTGATCTCCGTCATCACGGCCTGGCCCTTGGGCCTGCGCGCCTCGAACAGCTCCTCGACCCTGGGGAGACCCGACGTGATGTCCTGCCCGGCCACGCCGCCCGTGTGGAACGTGCGCATCGTAAGCTGCGTTCCGGGCTCACCGATGGACTGGGCGGCGATGATGCCCACCGCCTCGCCCACCTCCACCGTCTGGCCCGTCGCCAGGTTGCGCCCGTAGCATGCCGCACACACCCCGTAGCGGCTCCGGCAGACCAGCACCGACCGCACGGGTACCCGGTCCGTCCCCAGCTCCTCGATGCGCGCTGCCATCTCGTCGTCGATGGTTTCGTTGGCGCGCACCAGGATCTCGCCGGTGTTGGGGTCGCGGATGTCCTCGCCGGCCAACCGCCCCGCGATGCGCTCCCGCAGGCTTTCGATGACGAGCCCGCTGGACGGATCCTTGAGCGGCCCCACCTCGATGAACTCGGTGGTGCCGCAGTCCTCTTCTCTCACCAGCACGTCCTGCGCCACGTCCACCAATCTGCGGGTGAGATACCCGGAATCCGCCGTGCGCAGCGCCGTATCGGCCAGACCCTTGCGCGTGCCGTGGGTGGAGATGAAGTACTCCAGCACGGTGAGGCCCTCGCGGAAGTTGGCGCGGATGGGGATTTCAAACGTGCGCCCCGTGGGGTCGGCCACCAGCCCCCTCATCCCCGCCAGCTGCGCGAGCTGCGACTCGTTACCTCGGGCGCCTGAGATGGCCATCATGTAGACCGGGTTGAACCGGTCGAGATTGTCGAGCATGGCCCGGGTGACCCGCTCCTTGGCCCTGGTCCACGTCTCCACGATGCGCTGGTAGCGCTCCTCGGCCGTGAGAAGGCCGCGGCGGTGCTGCTGCTCGACCCGCTCCACCTGCTCGTCGGCTTCCTTCAGGATCTCCTGCTTTTTCGGCGGGATGACGATGTCCGTCACGCCCACCGTGGTGCCGGAGGTCGTCGCGAAGTGGAAGCCGAGAAACTTGATCCGGTCGAGCACCTCGGCGCTCTGCTCCGGCCCGTAGGCCCGGTAGAGTTCGTCGACGATCCGCGCGAGCTGCTTGCGGTCGATGACCCGGTTCCAGTTCTCATCCTTGAGGAGTTTCTCCGGCAGCGCTTCCCGGAAGAAGACCCGTCCCGCCGTCGTCTTGACCCGCCGGCCGTCCTCCAGGCGCACATCGATGGGAGCGTGCAGCTCCAGCACGCCCTCGTCGCAGGCCATCCGCACCTCTGCAGCGCTCTGGAAAACCATGCCGGATCCGGGGGCGCCTTGCCTTTCCAGCGTCAGGTAGTAGCAGCCGATGACCATGTCCTGCGTCGGGGTTACCACCGGGCGCCCCGTGGCCGGCAGCAGCATGTTGTACGTGGACAGCATCAAAAGGCGCGCCTCAGCCTGCGCTTCCGCGGAGAGCGGCACGTGCACGGCCATCTGGTCGCCGTCGAAGTCCGCGTTGTAGGCGGTGCAGACCAGCGGGTGGATCTGGATGGCGCGGCCTTCCACCAGCACCGGCTCAAACGCCTGGATCCCGAGCCGGTGCAACGTCGGCGCGCGGTTGAGCAGCACCGGGTGCTCCTTGATGACCTCCTCCAGGACGTCCCACACGTGAGACTCCATACGCTCCACCATGCGCTTGGCGCTCTTGATGTTGTGGGCGAATCCCTTGTCCACGAGGCGTTTCATCACGAACGGCTTGAAGAGTTCCAGCGCCATCTCCTTGGGAAGCCCGCACTGGTGGAGCTTGAGTTCGGGGCCCACCACGATCACGGAGCGGCCCGAGTAGTCGACGCGCTTGCCCAGCAGGTTCTGGCGGAACCGGCCCTGCTTGCCCTTCAACATATCGGACAGCGACTTGAGGGGGCGGTTGCCCGGCCCCGTGACAGGCCGGCCGCGCCGCCCGTTGTCGATGAGGGCGTCGACCGCCTCCTGAAGCATTCTCTTCTCGTTGCGGACGATGATGTCAGGCGCCCCGAGTTCAAGCAGCCGCTTCAGGCGGTTGTTGCGGTTGATGACGCGCCGGTAGAGGTCGTTCAGATCCGAAGTCGCAAACCGCCCGCCGTCCAGTTGAACCATGGGGCGCAGTTCCGGCGGGATGACGGGGATGACGTCCAGGATCATCCACTCCGGGCGGTTGCCCGACTTGCGGAACGCCTCCACCACCTCGAGCCGCCGGATGGCGCGCACCCGGCGCTGCCCGGTGCTCTCCCGCACCTCGCGGCGCAGCTCCTGCGCCATCCTGTCCAGGTCGATCTCCTGGAGCAGCACCTTGATGGCCTCTGCACCCATCCCCGCCTTGAAGTTGTCGCCGTACTTGTCCCGGTACTCGCGGTACTCGCTCTCGGTGAGGAGTTGCTTTTTCATGAGCGGCGTGTTGCCGGAGTCGATGACGATGTAGGAGGCGAAATAGAGCACCTTTTCAAGCTGCCGGGGCGACAGGTCCAGGAGCAGGCCCATCCGGCTCGGGATGCCCTTGAAGTACCAGATGTGGGAGACGGGGGCCGCCAGCTCGATGTGCCCCATGCGCTCGCGGCGCACCTTGCTGCGGGTGACCTCGACGCCGCAGCGGTCGCAGATGACGCCCTTGTAGCGAACCCGCTTGTACTTGCCGCAGTGGCACTCCCAGTCGCGGGTGGGCCCGAAGATCTTCTCGCAGAAAAGCCCGTCCCGTTCGGGCTTGAGGGTCCGGTAGTTGATGGTCTCCGGCTTCTTCACCTCGCCGTGGGACCACGATCGGATCTGGTCGGGCGACGCAAGCCCGATGCGGATGCGGTCGAAGTTGTTGACGTCCAGCACCGGCACGGCTCTAGTTA comes from Bacillota bacterium and encodes:
- the rpoC gene encoding DNA-directed RNA polymerase subunit beta', which codes for MLDVNNFDRIRIGLASPDQIRSWSHGEVKKPETINYRTLKPERDGLFCEKIFGPTRDWECHCGKYKRVRYKGVICDRCGVEVTRSKVRRERMGHIELAAPVSHIWYFKGIPSRMGLLLDLSPRQLEKVLYFASYIVIDSGNTPLMKKQLLTESEYREYRDKYGDNFKAGMGAEAIKVLLQEIDLDRMAQELRREVRESTGQRRVRAIRRLEVVEAFRKSGNRPEWMILDVIPVIPPELRPMVQLDGGRFATSDLNDLYRRVINRNNRLKRLLELGAPDIIVRNEKRMLQEAVDALIDNGRRGRPVTGPGNRPLKSLSDMLKGKQGRFRQNLLGKRVDYSGRSVIVVGPELKLHQCGLPKEMALELFKPFVMKRLVDKGFAHNIKSAKRMVERMESHVWDVLEEVIKEHPVLLNRAPTLHRLGIQAFEPVLVEGRAIQIHPLVCTAYNADFDGDQMAVHVPLSAEAQAEARLLMLSTYNMLLPATGRPVVTPTQDMVIGCYYLTLERQGAPGSGMVFQSAAEVRMACDEGVLELHAPIDVRLEDGRRVKTTAGRVFFREALPEKLLKDENWNRVIDRKQLARIVDELYRAYGPEQSAEVLDRIKFLGFHFATTSGTTVGVTDIVIPPKKQEILKEADEQVERVEQQHRRGLLTAEERYQRIVETWTRAKERVTRAMLDNLDRFNPVYMMAISGARGNESQLAQLAGMRGLVADPTGRTFEIPIRANFREGLTVLEYFISTHGTRKGLADTALRTADSGYLTRRLVDVAQDVLVREEDCGTTEFIEVGPLKDPSSGLVIESLRERIAGRLAGEDIRDPNTGEILVRANETIDDEMAARIEELGTDRVPVRSVLVCRSRYGVCAACYGRNLATGQTVEVGEAVGIIAAQSIGEPGTQLTMRTFHTGGVAGQDITSGLPRVEELFEARRPKGQAVMTEISGTVHLQESKTARRLLVRGDDGEERQYVIPYGSRLVVQEGQRVEAGDRLTEGPINPHDILRVKGLRGVQMYLLQEVQNVYRSQGVDINDKHIEIIVRQMLRKVRVEDPGDTDLLPGGIVEQHELEEENARVVAGGQPATWKPVLLGITKASLATESFLSAASFQETTRVLTDASIKGKTDPLLGLKENVIIGKLIPAGTGMSRYRQIKVAPAPGAVPKGAPLVDGASALGRLLRTAAGEDQTNALRDQAPVVPVPEGTPDAHRPGVPDFSGDSPLGEGAEADSDE